The following nucleotide sequence is from Flavobacteriales bacterium.
TTTTATATGCCACCAACAAGATGTTTAGACCTTCGTGATATTTCAATAATTGCACCTCAACATCCGAAAAACCGTTAGTTTTTCCATACAGTTGCATTTCACCCGATTTTTTGTGAAAACTGTAAAAACCACGTTCTGCACCCACATACAAATACGATGGACTTTCGGCAATGCTGTTTACTGCATTGTATGGCAAATGAATTCTCCAATGACCCACAGGCACTTCCTCTTTTTGGGCAAACACCGCAGTAGAGAAAAGTAAAAACCAACAAAACCAGACTTTTTTCGACATCATTTTCTTCATTACAAACATAGGGATAAATGGGTTACGACATTTTAATCATGTTCAAAAACGCATTTCATATAAAATTGTTGTATGTTTAAATCCCTTTAAAAGTCATAAAAACTACCTTTGTGCTATGGCAAATAAAATTGAAAATAAAGAGCCTGTAAAGATTGTGCAGAACAAACGGGTAAAGCCCGATTGGTTGAAGGTAAACATTGCCGGAGGCGGCAAATATGCAGAAATGAAAGACCTGGTAACCAAGCATAAACTGCACACTATTTGTGAAAGCGGAAAATGCCCAAATATTGGCGAATGTTGGGGAGTTGGCACAGCCACATTTATGATTGGGGGCAACACCTGCACCCGCTCCTGCCAGTTTTGCAATGTGGCCACTGGAAAAGGCGATGTGCTTGACGCTACCGAACCTTTCAAAGTGGCTCAAAGCATTAGCATTATGGGCATTAAACATGCTGTAATAACTAGTGTTGACAGAGATGACCTTGCCGATGGCGGCTCCACACATTGGGCAAAAACAGTATTGGAAATACGCAAATGGAATCCGGAAACTACTTTAGAAACGCTTATTCCGGATTTTCAAGGAAACACTGAGCAATTAGACAGAATTATTGAGGTTCATCCCGAAATTGTCTCTCACAATATTGAGACTGTTAGACGGCTCACAAAAGAAGTGCGTATTCAAGCAAAATACGACCGCAGTATGGACGTGCTGAAATACTTGCGTGAAAAAGGAATGAAAACCAAAAGCGGTATCATGCTTGGCATGGGCGAAACCGATGAGGAAATACGAGAAACATTGGCCGATTTACGCAGTGTTGGGGTTGATATAATTACCATGGGGCAATATTTGCAACCCACGGCACGTCATTTAAAGGTGGATAGATACGTTACCCCCGAAGATTTTGCAAAATACAAGGATTGGGCAGACGCGATGGGCTTTGAATTTGTCGAAAGTGGCCCTTTGGTTCGATCGAGCTATCACGCAGAAAAACATTTGAAGTGAGATTTGAGTATTTACATGCACAATTTTAAAGAACTGAAAGTTTGGCAAAAAAGTAGGATTCTTGTTAAGGATGTTTATTTGATTTCGAAAAGTTTTCCTAAAGATGAACAGTTTGGAATTACGAGTCAAATTCGTCGTGCAGTTATTTCAGTCTCTAACAATATTGCAGAAGGCAGCGGGAGAAACACCAAAGGTAAATTTAAACAGTTTTTAGTCATGGCCTATGGTTCGGCTTTAGAACTGGGAAACCTGCTTATTCTATGTCTTGATTTGGAGATGATTCAGGAGTTAAAATTTAACAACCTTCACAATCTAAATAACCGAAATAGAAAAGATGATATTTGCTTTAACGAAAACGCTTTGTAATGGATAAAATCTTAATACTAAATACTCAAATCTCAATACTCATTATTCATATCTAAACAATGCAAGGAGGAGAATTTTTAATAAAAGATCAAAAAGCAAACGAGGTTTTTATACCTGAACAGCTTAATGAGGAACAATTGATGTTCCGCAGCATGACCATTGATTTTGTAGAACAAAAAATTTGGCCGATTGTAGCCAAAATAGATAAGCAGTTGCAAAATCCGGAACTCATTCCCGGCCTGTTAGACGAAATTGGTCAATTAGGTATTTTGGGAGCCGGAGTGCCCGAAGAATATGGGGGCATGGGCGTTGATTTTAACACCGAAACCGTGTTGAGCGAGGAGCTTGGCAAATCTCTTTCGTTTGGTGTGGCAGTGGCCGCCCACACGGGTATTGGCACCTTGCCAATTCTTTATTTTGGCACCGAAGAGCAAAAACAAAAATACTTGCCCAAACTTGCCAGCGGGGAGTTGAAAGCCAGTTATTGTCTTACCGAACCGGGCAGTGGGTCGGATGCATTGGCGGCAAAAACAAAAGCTGTTTTGGATGGAGACCAATGGGTGCTAAACGGTCAAAAAATGTGGATTACCAATGCCGGATTTGCTGATTTATACATCGTTTTTGCCCAAGTGGATGGCGACAAATTCACTGGCTTTATAGTAGAAAGAAACACCCCAGGATTGACTCTGGGAGACGAAGAAATAAAACTCGGAATTAAGGGTTCAAGCACCCGTCAGGTGTTTTTCGAAAATGTGCGAATACCAAAAGAAAACTTACTTGGCGAAATAAGTAAAGGACACAAAATTGCCTTCAACGTGCTGAATATAGGCAGGTTTAAATTGGGTGCAATGGTAATGGGAGGTTGCAAAAAATCCATTGACATTGCCATAAATTATGCCAACGAACGCCAACAATTCGGACAACCCATCTCCCAATTTGGAGCCATCCAACACAAGTTGGCCGAAATGGCCATAAAGGCTTATGTCACCGAATCGGCTACCTACCGCTTGGCCGACTTGATAACCAATAAAATTGAAGAACTTAAAAAAGAAGGTCTTAGCAAGGCAGAAGCCAAATTGAGGGCAGCCGAGGAATACAATATTGAATGTGCCATTCTTAAAGTGTTGGGCAGCGAATCGCTTGATTTTGTGATTGACGAAGCAGTGCAAATTTTTGGTGGAACGGGCTACAGCGAAGAATATCCTGTGGCACGTATGTATCGCGACTCGCGGATTAACCGGATTTTTGAGGGTACAAACGAAATTAATCGAATGTTGGCCGTTGGTCAGGTGCTAAAAAAAGCCCTAAAAGGAGAACTTGATTTGATGACTCCTGCTATGAAAATTCAGGAAGAATTGATGTCTATTCCCGATTTTGGCGATGACGATGAGTCTGAATTATTCTTTGCCGAGAAAAAAGCCATCTCCAATGCCAAAAAAGCCATTTTAATGGCAGCTGGTGCAGCGGCACAAAAGTTTTTGATGGAACTGGAAAAACAGCAGGAAATTTTAATGAATTTAGCCGACATGGCCATCGAAATTTTTACTGCCGAAAGTGCCCTGTTGCGGACAGAAAAATTAATTTCCATGCGGGGTAAAGAGGCCGCAAACCTTCATGTATTGATGGCAAAAACGTATTTGAACGATGCCTTAGAACGAATTTATTTAGCTGGAAAACACGCACTTTGTGGTTTTGCCGAAGGCGACGAACTGCGAATGATGTTGATTGGTATGAAACGGTTTACGAAATACGAACCTTTTAACACCATAGCCGCCCGAAAAGCCATTGCCGCCAAAATTGTGGAGGAGAATAAGTATCCGTTTTAAGAAAATTGTATTATGGATATTTTAGAAGCAACTAAAAGAAAAATAAAAGCCGTTGCCGTTCTTGGTTCCGGCGTTATGGGCAGCAGGCTGGCTTGTCATTTTGCCAATATTGGGTTAAAAGTTTTTTTGCTCGATATTGTTCCGTTTGATTTATCAGATGAGGAAAAAAACAACCCGAAAGCTCGTAATCGCATTGTAGAATCATCATTGGCAGCCGCCCTAAAATCGAACCCATCTCCTGTTTATAATACCAATGTGGCCAAACGCATCAGCACTGGAAACTTTGACGACAATATGCATTGGATTGCCCAATGCGACTGGATTTTGGAGGCAGTTGTCGAGAATTTGAAAATAAAAAACGAGGTTTTTGAAAAGGTAGAAAAACACCGAAAACCCGGTACGTTGATTACCAGCAACACCAGTGGTATTCCCATTTCGATGATGCTTCAACAGCGGTCGGAAGATTTTCAGGCTCACTTTTGCGGAACACATTTTTTCAACCCTCCCCGCTATTTGCGGTTGTTAGAAATTATTCCTTCGGAAAAAACCCATCCGGAGGTAACCCAATTTTTGATGCACTACGGTGATTTGTTTTTGGGCAAAAAAACCGTTTTATGCAAAGACGCTCCGGCGTTTATTGCCAACCGAATTGGCGTTTTTAGCATCATGGCCATTTTTCATTTGATGCAACAAATGGATATGACCATTGAGGAAGTGGATGCCGTGACCGGACCTGTTTCGGGCAGACCCAAATCGGCAACGTTTAGAACCTCCGACCTTGTGGGTCTTGACACGCTGGTAAAAGTGGCCACCGGAGTAGCTCAAAATTGTCCGAATGACGAAGCAAAGGATTTGTTTAACATTCCTGAATTTCTTCAAAAACTAATTGAAAACAACTGGTTGGGCGACAAAACCGGACAAGGTTTTTACAAAAAATCGAAAGATGCCAACGGAACCACCGTTATTGAAGTTCTCGATTTAAAAACCTTTGAATACAAGCCACAAACCAAACCTCGGTTTGAATCAATTGGTGCTGCCAGAAAAGCAGATAGCGTAAAGCATCGCATTAAAATTTTGGCCAAAGCAAATGACAAGGCCTCTGGTTTTTTGAAAACCCTGAACCAACAGGTTTTGGCTTATTCCAGCAACCGCATTCCGGAAATTGCCGACCATTTATATCAAATTGACGATGCCATGCGTGCCGGATTTGGATGGGAACTCGGCCCTTTTGAAACATGGGAAACGCTTGGGGTTAGAACCGTTTTTGATGCTATGAAATCGGCGGGCGTTACGCCCAACGGTTGGGTAGAGGAAATGTTAGACTTGGGTTTCGAAAACTTCTACAAAACCGAAAACGGAGCTCGTTATTTTTACGATATTCAAACCAAAAATTACCAAATTATTCCCGGTTCGGAAGAAAATATAGTGTTGGACAATTATCGGTCGAACAAGCTGGTGTGGGGCAATAAAGGGGCTAGTTTGCACGACATTGGAGATGGCGTTTTATGCCTTGAGTTTCACACAAAAATGAATGCCATTGGCTCCGAAATTTTGCAGGGCATAAACAAATCTATCGACATTGCCGAGCAAGATGGTTGGCGAGGATTGGTTATTGGCAATGACGCTCCCAATTTTTCGGCGGGAGCCAATTTGGCCATGATGCTGATGTTGGCCATCGAGCAAGAATATGATGAACTGAATATGGCCATTCGCTATTTTCAAAACACCGTAATGCGACTGCGATATTCAGCCATTCCCGTGGTGATGGCTCCGCACGGCATGACCCTGGGTGGTGGTTGCGAAATGAGTTTGCATGCCGATAGCACCGTGGCAGCCGCCGAAACATACATTGGTTTGGTTGAGTTTGGTGCAGGACTCATTCCCGGAGGTGGCGGCACCAAAGAGTTTGTGGTGCGGGCATCTGACAGTTTTTATAATGGCGACCCTCAGTTGCCAACATTGCAAGAGCGATTTACCACCATTGCCACCGCCAAGGTGGCCACATCGGGCTATGAGGCATTTGATATTGGCGTGTTGCATCGCGACAAGGATGAGGTAGTAATCAATCAACAAAGGTTGATAGCCGAGGCCAAACGAAAAGTTCTTGAATTGGATGCCGAAGGCTATGTTATGAAACCACAACGCGAAGATATTTTGGTATTGGGAAAAACGGCTTTAGGAACACTCTATGCCGGAATAGAAGCCTTTGGCGTGAGCGGTTTTGCCACTCCGCACGACCAAAAAATGGCTCGAAAACTGGCCTTTGTTATGGCCGGAGGCGATTTATCGCAGCCCACCCACGTTTCGGAACAATATTTATTGGATTTAGAGCGGGAAGCCTTCCTCTCTCTTTTGGGCGAACGAAAAACCTTAGAACGTATCCAACACATTTTAAAAACTGGAAAACCGCTGAGGAATTAGGTGGCTTTTCGTTGATGATTCTACCCTTGAAGGTTTATTGGCAAGTTTTATTAATATTTGTATGAAATAATTATGCCTTCTTCAACTTCCTATTCTTTTATATCTCGCAACGAACATAAAATGCTCGATTCGTGTGCTGTACATAATGAAAATATGCACAATAGGGTGTTTGTATTGGGCATATACGGATGTTGTGTGCAATATTAAAACGTCGAACATATTATGATTATAGGAATATTAAGTGGACTAATTTTAATTACAATTCTTGGAGTGATTCTAATGA
It contains:
- the lipA gene encoding lipoyl synthase — its product is MANKIENKEPVKIVQNKRVKPDWLKVNIAGGGKYAEMKDLVTKHKLHTICESGKCPNIGECWGVGTATFMIGGNTCTRSCQFCNVATGKGDVLDATEPFKVAQSISIMGIKHAVITSVDRDDLADGGSTHWAKTVLEIRKWNPETTLETLIPDFQGNTEQLDRIIEVHPEIVSHNIETVRRLTKEVRIQAKYDRSMDVLKYLREKGMKTKSGIMLGMGETDEEIRETLADLRSVGVDIITMGQYLQPTARHLKVDRYVTPEDFAKYKDWADAMGFEFVESGPLVRSSYHAEKHLK
- a CDS encoding acyl-CoA dehydrogenase family protein encodes the protein MQGGEFLIKDQKANEVFIPEQLNEEQLMFRSMTIDFVEQKIWPIVAKIDKQLQNPELIPGLLDEIGQLGILGAGVPEEYGGMGVDFNTETVLSEELGKSLSFGVAVAAHTGIGTLPILYFGTEEQKQKYLPKLASGELKASYCLTEPGSGSDALAAKTKAVLDGDQWVLNGQKMWITNAGFADLYIVFAQVDGDKFTGFIVERNTPGLTLGDEEIKLGIKGSSTRQVFFENVRIPKENLLGEISKGHKIAFNVLNIGRFKLGAMVMGGCKKSIDIAINYANERQQFGQPISQFGAIQHKLAEMAIKAYVTESATYRLADLITNKIEELKKEGLSKAEAKLRAAEEYNIECAILKVLGSESLDFVIDEAVQIFGGTGYSEEYPVARMYRDSRINRIFEGTNEINRMLAVGQVLKKALKGELDLMTPAMKIQEELMSIPDFGDDDESELFFAEKKAISNAKKAILMAAGAAAQKFLMELEKQQEILMNLADMAIEIFTAESALLRTEKLISMRGKEAANLHVLMAKTYLNDALERIYLAGKHALCGFAEGDELRMMLIGMKRFTKYEPFNTIAARKAIAAKIVEENKYPF
- a CDS encoding enoyl-CoA hydratase/isomerase family protein; protein product: MDILEATKRKIKAVAVLGSGVMGSRLACHFANIGLKVFLLDIVPFDLSDEEKNNPKARNRIVESSLAAALKSNPSPVYNTNVAKRISTGNFDDNMHWIAQCDWILEAVVENLKIKNEVFEKVEKHRKPGTLITSNTSGIPISMMLQQRSEDFQAHFCGTHFFNPPRYLRLLEIIPSEKTHPEVTQFLMHYGDLFLGKKTVLCKDAPAFIANRIGVFSIMAIFHLMQQMDMTIEEVDAVTGPVSGRPKSATFRTSDLVGLDTLVKVATGVAQNCPNDEAKDLFNIPEFLQKLIENNWLGDKTGQGFYKKSKDANGTTVIEVLDLKTFEYKPQTKPRFESIGAARKADSVKHRIKILAKANDKASGFLKTLNQQVLAYSSNRIPEIADHLYQIDDAMRAGFGWELGPFETWETLGVRTVFDAMKSAGVTPNGWVEEMLDLGFENFYKTENGARYFYDIQTKNYQIIPGSEENIVLDNYRSNKLVWGNKGASLHDIGDGVLCLEFHTKMNAIGSEILQGINKSIDIAEQDGWRGLVIGNDAPNFSAGANLAMMLMLAIEQEYDELNMAIRYFQNTVMRLRYSAIPVVMAPHGMTLGGGCEMSLHADSTVAAAETYIGLVEFGAGLIPGGGGTKEFVVRASDSFYNGDPQLPTLQERFTTIATAKVATSGYEAFDIGVLHRDKDEVVINQQRLIAEAKRKVLELDAEGYVMKPQREDILVLGKTALGTLYAGIEAFGVSGFATPHDQKMARKLAFVMAGGDLSQPTHVSEQYLLDLEREAFLSLLGERKTLERIQHILKTGKPLRN